In Montipora foliosa isolate CH-2021 chromosome 13, ASM3666993v2, whole genome shotgun sequence, one DNA window encodes the following:
- the LOC137981497 gene encoding neural cell adhesion molecule 2-like: protein MCRMVFLLLAFVAFLCRHRTRADVEVVAASLRPQPGLKVVTECRLSRGETFAGWFKADNTRVPDSSTAEVRVERVDGTRYKLIFADVKVEEGGEYECRGNLNNKATFELQVGFDASKVDLTQHIKIGQQDTITFGVRGYPKPQITWKKGGRTLNPANDARYKLLNDGSLTIVNVKVSDQGNYTVTVEQGGYSDEKQIEVYAVEHPKIVAFPAPKKFLTAGYPAVFVCKASGRPPPKYQWLNPKGDKINSFVNFEISGGNLTIKKVNKGLNGTYTCRAYNVIEKTGEQIGEVMEVVEIVNVYEPPVITSSGGDKVVGRGVSFSLECKAKGSPKPTVEWTRNGERDPRQKMSEGQSVIEFKNIQLGDAGKYICEARSSALDDDGKVIVDTLVHNLNIRSKPFINVQASPNQVFSYIGNINPTYVSCTFGGYPKPWVVMTFRKKLKSNATTRANVSVITDAKAKFGYFHCHAKNIYGVKNQTIELKEVEKPGVVRNFAADATCDSVTLTWTPPSEDGGMPITKFVLNYEDVTRNVDASETSHTVTNLARNEEYNFVIRATNEGEWGPKTTTNIKTKQYCAPGRPIIYEPKGTLIDTISFTLKWRKPQDTGGDNEIEYIVRYRDQSETKPGPWKEFKTKELEYQIKDLDRNKKYKFEVIAKNRGGESNPDERFYRINVKPEPRSSQSRLVASVMVTFISAILLLL from the exons GAGCAGATGTGGAAGTTGTAGCTGCATCGTTACGTCCACAACCTGGATTAAAAGTTGTTACTGAGTGTAGATTGAGTAGGGGAGAAACATTTGCTGGTTGGTTTAAAGCAGACAACACCCGGGTTCCTGATTCTTCAACTGCAGAAGTGCGAGTGGAAAGAGTTGATGGAACCAGATACAAACTAATATTTGCTGATGTGAAGGTTGAGGAAGGTGGTGAATATGAATGTCGTGGGAACTTAAACAATAAAGCAACTTTTGAGCTGCAAGTTGGTT TTGATGCATCAAAAGTGGACCTGACACAACACATTAAAATTGGTCAACAAGACACCATTACATTTGGGGTAAGAGGTTATCCTAAACCACAAATAACATGGAAGAAGGGAGGAAGAACATTGAATCCAGCCAATGATGCACGCTACAAATTACTGAATGATGGCTCCCTGACAATTGTCAATGTCAAAGTATCTGACCAAGGCAACTACACCGTGACTGTGGAACAAGGAGGCTATTCagatgaaaaacaaattgaggtGTATGCTGTAG aacATCCAAAGATTGTGGCATTTCCAGCACCTAAAAAGTTCTTAACGGCAGGCTACCCTGCAGTTTTTGTGTGCAAAGCAAGTGGAAGACCACCACCCAAGTATCAATGGTTAAATCCCAAAGGCGACAAGATAAATTCATTTGTCAACTTTGAAATTAGCGGTGGCAACTTAACCATCAAGAAAGTGAACAAAGGATTGAACGGAACATACACATGTAGAGCATACAATGTGATAGAAAAAACTGGCGAGCAGATTGGTGAAGTTATGGAGGTGGTGGAGATCGTCAATGTTTATG agcCACCCGTGATCACCTCTTCAGGTGGTGACAAGGTAGTAGGCAGAGGAGTATCGTTTAGTTTAGAATGCAAAGCCAAGGGATCTCCCAAGCCAACAGTAGAGTGGACGAGGAATGGAGAAAGGGACCCTCGTCAAAAG ATGTCCGAAGGCCAAAGTGTTATTGAGTTTAAAAACATTCAGCTTGGAGATGCGGGAAAATACATTTGTGAGGCAAGAAGCAGTGCCTTGGATGATGATGGGAAAGTTATTGTGGATACCTTAGTTCATAACCTCAACATCAGAT cCAAGCCATTTATCAATGTGCAAGCTTCTCCAAACCAAGTCTTCTCGTATATTGGAAACATTAATCCCACTTATGTCAGTTGTACATTTGGCGGCTATCCTAAGCCCTGGGTTGTTATGACATTTCGCAAGAAGCTCAAATCAAATGCTACAACTAGAGCCAATGTTAGTGTTATCACTGATGCCAAAGCGAAATTTGGATACTTCCATTGTCATGCCAAGAATATATACGGAGTTAAAAACCAGACCATTGAACTCAAGGAAGTGG AAAAACCTGGAGTTGTTCGTAACTTTGCAGCTGATGCTACATGTGACAGCGTAACACTTACATGGACTCCACCCTCGGAAGATGGAGGGATGCCGATTACCAAGTTTGTCCTTAATTATGAAGATGTCACACGAAATGTAGATGCCTCAGAGACTTCGCATACCGTCACAAACCTTGCACGTAATGAAGAGTACAATTTCGTTATCCGCGCCACCAATGAGGGCGAGTGGGGTCCTAAAACAACtacaaatataaaaacaaagCAGTATT GTGCACCCGGACGTCCAATTATCTACGAACCCAAAGGAACGCTTATTGACACAATCAGTTTTACACTCAAGTGGCGCAAGCCCCAGGATACTGGAGGTGATAATGAGATCGAGTATATAGTCAGATACCGCGACCAGAGCGAAACAAAACCAGGACCTTGGAAAgagtttaaaacaaaagaactggAATATCAAATCAAAGATCTAGACAGGAATAAGAAATACAAATTTGAGGTGATCGCCAAGAATAGAGGTGGAGAAAGCAACCCCGATGAGAGATTTTACCGAATTAATGTGAAGCCAG AACCCCGGAGTTCGCAGTCCCGGCTTGTCGCCAGTGTGATGGTAACGTTTATTTCGGCCATTTTGCTTCTTCTTTGA